CGCTGATCCGTATGCGGATCATCGGCGTGCCGGCGGGGCTGCTGGTCGCGAATCTGGTGCGCGCGCGCAAGGCGGGGCTGCCGCTGACGGTCGATCAGCTGCAGTCGCACATCTTGGCCGGCGGAAACATCGACAAGGTAACGCTGGCGATGATCGCGGCGCAGCGGGCGCAGATCCCGCTCGAGTGGCAGCGCGCGGCGGCGATCGACCTTGCCGGGCGGGACGTGCGCGACGCGCTTCAGACCTCGGTGAACCCGAAGGTGATCGAGACGCCGCTCTTCCAGGGCGTCGCGCAGAACGGGATCCAGCTCAACGTCAAAGCGCGGATCACCGTCCGCTCGAACCTCGACCGCTACGTCGGCGGCGCCGGCGAGCCGACGATCGTCGCGCGCGTCGGCGAAGGCGTCGTCAGCGCGGTCGGCGCAGCCGTCGACCACAAGGAAGTTCTGGAGTATCCCGACCGCATCTCGAAAGCGGTCCTGGCGAAGGGGCTCGACGCGGGGACCGCGTTCGAGATCGTCTCGATCGACATCGCCGACGTCGACGTCGGCAAGAACATCGGCGCCGACCTGCAGACCTCGCAAGCCGAAGCCGACCGCAAGATCGCGCAGGCGAAGGCCGCCGAACGGCAGTACGCCGCGCTGGCCGCCGAGCAGGAGATGAAGGCCGAGACGCAGCGGATGCGCGCGAAGGTCGTCGAGGCCGAGGCGCAGATCCCGCAGGCGATGGCCGAAGCGTTCCGCGCCGGCAACCTGGGCGTGATGGACTACTACAAGCTCAACAACGTGAAGGCGGACACCGAGATGCGCGGCGCGATCGGCTCGAGCGTCGGGACCGACAACAACCCGCCGGCCGCCGGCTCGACGCCGCCGCCCGCGCAGTGACCTCGCACGATCTCAACCTGCTGATCTTCGCGATCATCGTGATCGTGTCGATCGTCTCCCGCCTGCGCGGTCTGCGCGGGCGGGTCGGCAAGTGGGCGTCGGATCAGCAAGCCGCCGCACAGCAGGCGGTCGCCAAGGCACGGCAAGCGGCCGCGGCGGAGATCGCCGCGCAGCAAGCCGCCGCAGCGGCCGCGCAGCAAGCCGCAGCGATGCAGCGGGGCGCCCTGACGACGACCCCGGTCTACGTCCCCACCGCCTACGCGAACCGGCCGGCCGGCGCGCAGCCGGCCGCGTCCGCGCGGCGCGTCCCACCGCCCTCGATGCGCTCGACCCTGGTCCCGGCCGTCGCCAGCGGGCCGGCCGCACTGCGGCCGCGCACCGTGCTCGCGCAGGCGTTCGCCGACCCGGCGCACGCCCGCGACGCGGTGATCCTGGCCGAAGTGCTGGGCAAGCCGCTCTCGCTGCGGTGACAACTTCGGGCTTCCGGAGCGCGTTCTAAGCCCTAGATGCCGTCGATCACCAGCGAGGCGACGTTCGACCTCACCGGGCTTTCCGATCCCCTCCGCTTCTGCGGACACCGCGACCAGAACCTCAACGCTCTCGAAGCGCTCATCCCCGTCGTCCTGCGGCTCGACGGCGACCGCGTGCACCTCTCCGGCGACCGCGGCGCGGTGCGCCGTGCCGAGGACGTCCTGGGCGCGATGCTGGCCGCCGCGCGCGCCGGCGCGCAGGTGACGCCGGACGACGTCGCGCTGGCGGCGCGCGCCGCCGGCGAGCGCGGGATCCCGCCGACGCTCGCGACGACCGCGCGCGGGCGCGAGATCCGCCCGAAGACCGACGGCCAGCGCGCGCTGGTCGCCTCGATCGACGCCAACACGCTCTCGTTCGCGCTCGGACCGGCGGGGACGGGCAAGACCTTTCTGGCGATCGTGATGGCGGTGCGCGCGCTCAAAGCGCGCCACGTCTCGCGCATCATCCTCTCGCGCCCGGCCGTCGAAGCCGGCGAGAAGCTCGGCTTTCTCCCCGGCGATCTGAAGGAGAAGGTCGACCCGTACCTGCGCCCGCTCTACGACGCGCTGCAAGAGCTGCTCGAGGACGCGACGACGCAGCGCTACCTCGAGCGCGGCACGATCGAGGTCGCGCCGCTGGCGTACATGCGCGGGCGCACGCTGAACGACGCGTTCGTGATCCTCGACGAAGCGCAGAACGCGACCCACGAGCAGCTCAAGATGTTCCTCACGCGGCTCGGCGCGGGCTCGAAGATGGTCGTCACCGGCGACGACACCCAGATCGACTTGCCGCGCGGCTTGCGCAGCGGGTTGCTCGAGGTGGAGCGGCTGTTCGAGGGCGTCGACGACGTGGGGATCGTGCGGCTCGGCGAGAACGACGTCGTCCGCCATCCGCTGGTCGGCCGGATCGTCGCCGCCTACGACCGCCTCGCGCACGAACATCTGAAGTAAGCGCGCGAACGAAGCGCTTGGTCTACCTCGATAACCACACGCGCGGGACCGGGCTCGACGCGCGCGCCGCGGCGCGCACGCTCGAAGCGCTGCTCGCGCAGATCGGCGAAGCGCGAACGAGCGTTTCGCTGACGTTCGTGCGCGACGCCGCGATGCGGGAGCTGAACCGCGCGCACCGCGGCAAGGACGCGCCGACCGACGTGCTCAGCTTTCCGTTCCATCCGCCCGAGTCGTTCGACCGCCGCGGCGCGACCCGGTCTGTCGCGCCCGACGACCACGGTGTCGAGCGGATGCTGGGCGACATCGTGATCAGCGTCGATGCGGCGCGCCGCCAGGCGGCCGACTACGACGCACCACTCGCGCGCGAGGTCGAGCGGCTGCTGATCCACGCCGTGCTGCACCTGGCCGGCCACGACCACCTCGAACCGGTTGAGCGCGCGGTGATGGAGGCGGAAGAACGGCGGCTCGCGGATTCGATCGGAATGCCGTGGCCCTACATCGAAGCACAGCCGCAATGAACCGCTTTCC
This genomic stretch from Candidatus Eremiobacterota bacterium harbors:
- the ybeY gene encoding rRNA maturation RNase YbeY; translated protein: MVYLDNHTRGTGLDARAAARTLEALLAQIGEARTSVSLTFVRDAAMRELNRAHRGKDAPTDVLSFPFHPPESFDRRGATRSVAPDDHGVERMLGDIVISVDAARRQAADYDAPLAREVERLLIHAVLHLAGHDHLEPVERAVMEAEERRLADSIGMPWPYIEAQPQ
- a CDS encoding PhoH family protein produces the protein MLAAARAGAQVTPDDVALAARAAGERGIPPTLATTARGREIRPKTDGQRALVASIDANTLSFALGPAGTGKTFLAIVMAVRALKARHVSRIILSRPAVEAGEKLGFLPGDLKEKVDPYLRPLYDALQELLEDATTQRYLERGTIEVAPLAYMRGRTLNDAFVILDEAQNATHEQLKMFLTRLGAGSKMVVTGDDTQIDLPRGLRSGLLEVERLFEGVDDVGIVRLGENDVVRHPLVGRIVAAYDRLAHEHLK
- the floA gene encoding flotillin-like protein FloA (flotillin-like protein involved in membrane lipid rafts), with translation MVASVFVGVIAIAILIAIVVFLYYFPLGLWIRTVAAGVPLSIVSLIRMRIIGVPAGLLVANLVRARKAGLPLTVDQLQSHILAGGNIDKVTLAMIAAQRAQIPLEWQRAAAIDLAGRDVRDALQTSVNPKVIETPLFQGVAQNGIQLNVKARITVRSNLDRYVGGAGEPTIVARVGEGVVSAVGAAVDHKEVLEYPDRISKAVLAKGLDAGTAFEIVSIDIADVDVGKNIGADLQTSQAEADRKIAQAKAAERQYAALAAEQEMKAETQRMRAKVVEAEAQIPQAMAEAFRAGNLGVMDYYKLNNVKADTEMRGAIGSSVGTDNNPPAAGSTPPPAQ